In Asticcacaulis sp. SL142, the sequence GACATATATCCGTCGCAAAATCTGACTAAGGGTGACACCCGTTATTTTTAGGTGCAGATACTGACGATATTCAGGTCGTGTAGCGCGTTTAACGAGTATAAAAAGATGAAATGGTTCGGGCAAATATTGGCGGGAGTTGCGGTACTGGCATTAGCCGGTTCGGCCATGCCTGCGCTTGCTCAAGGCAAATCAGTTAAACCGTCCGCATCTACTCAGGTTTCAGGCCTGTCTGAGGCCACTCTGGCGCTGGCGTCCAATGTGACGACTGAGCCCGCGGCCAGTCCGGCGTCGAACTTCAACAAGCCGCAATCCAAGTCGATCCAGCTCAACGGCCGTGGCCGCTGGGGCGTGCAGGTCGATGTCAGCGAACAGCCCGTTCGGCCTTCGGGCTGGAACGATGTCGAAGCCGGGGCCTTTTATAAGGTGAACCCAAAGCTGCGCGTCGGCGGTTCGGTCGGTTTTGGCGAAAAGACCAATGCTTTGAAGCCGGTCACCAAGCAACAGCAGGACGCCGAGGATAAGCCGCGCGTTCGTCTGGAAACCCGCTTTAAGTTTTAAGCGGCGATTTTAAGCCATTTCACGCTTAAACCCTCATCTCATCTTGGATCATGAAGGCATCGACAGCGCCCAGACCGCGTAAGCCCGTGCCCATTAACGCGTCGACCGTATCCACACTGATACCGCCCAGACCATAAACCGGCACAGGCGACAGCTCGCAAAAGGCCTTAACCCCTTTGGCGCCCAAAGGTTCAATCCCATTGGCGGACGGGCTGTTTGACGCAAACACCGGGGAGATAAACACGGCATCGAGCGCATTGATCCCGCCGCTGTTCAGGGTTTTCAGGCTATGACAGGCGGCGGTGATGTAAAGCTGCGGATACTGGCGGCGTATGTCTGTGGCCGCCTCCAGATTACGTTCCGGCAAATGGACGCCGTCGGCACCGACCTCCAGCGCCAGATCGACATCGTTACCGATCAACAGCTTAAGCCCGCGTTGCTCGGCTATGCCTTTGAGCACGCGAGCATGGGCGGGGGCGTGTTTGTCACCAAAGCTGCGATAGATGATGCCGCAATCTGCGGGCAGGAGGCTGGCGACATCTTCCGGATGCGGGGTGCGCTCAGGGTCGGTAAAGAAAAACAAGGGCGGCAGATCGGTTGCCGGTTCATGACCCTGAGTCTTTGGGGCGTGGCCATTGAGATGTATCAAGGGGCTGGACATACGCGCGCTTCGGGCTATGTCTTTGGCCTTGTTCATCATATACGCAAAACGGGTTTTGTAGGTCATGGTCATCAGTACCCAACCGGCGGCATCGGCCGTCGCTTACGCGCGCATTGTAGCGCAAATGTCGAAGGCCTTAAAGCTTGCTGGTCGGCCGTCGGATGCTGCGCGCTTGACCGCCGTGTCCAAAAACCAGCCCTGGGAGGTGATTGAGCCGGTACTATTGGCCGGACACCGCACCTTTGGCGAGAACCGTGTGCAGGAGGCGATCGAGCGCTGGGAGCCGGCGCGGGATGATGTCTATAGCGGTCTCGATCTGCGCCTGATCGGGCCATTGCAGTCGAATAAGGCTGAAGAAGCGGTTGGGTTTTTCGATGTGATTGAAACGGTTGATCGCGATAAAATCGCCCGCGCCATTGCTGATGCGGCGCAAAAAAAGGGCCGCTGTCCGCGCCTGTTTGCACAGGTCAATATTGGCGAAGAGGTTCAAAAAGCAGGGATTTTACCGAACGAGGCAGATACATTTTTGCAAAAAACTGTGCGTGACTATGGCCTGACTATCGAAGGGCTGATGTGCATCCCGCCGGTCGATGGCCCCAAAGGCCCCTATTATGCCCTGATGCAAAAGATCGCCGCGCGAAACGGGATCACGCACCTGTCCTATGGCATGAGCGACGATTTCGAGGTCGCCTTACGGTTTGGATCGAACGAAATTCGTGTCGGTACGGCAATATTTGGTAGCCGCTGAACAGACTGACCAACCTTCACGCAGATTTGATCTCAATCGCACTGTCCGGTTCGGCCAGCTCCAGCAGCATCAGAACATCCTCGATTTTCATCGCCACACAGCCCTCAGTGCCGACATATCCCTCACGCGCGACGTGGGCAAAGATCGCGGAACCATGCCCCGCCACGACCGGATCGTCATTATAACCCAGCACAATAATGACATCATAGACATGGTCTTCGCGCCAAAGGCTTTCCGTGCGGCCCTTATAGGGCAGTTTGACCGGCTGATTGTAGGCCTCATCGGCCGGATCGTCGCACCATCCGTCATCGGGCGTAAGCGCCACAAGCGGCAGCACGGTCTTGGGGGCGGGGGTACGGTCAGGCCGGTAATAGACAAAGCGGATCGGCCACACCCCCAGCGGAGAGCGCAAATCGCCTTCTCTTTTATCCTCGGCGGCAATAACGCCCTCTTTCCCCAGCGCGCAACGCACCCTATGTTGGTTTAGAACGACCTCGCCGCGGTTTTGCTCTGGTATATCATGGGCGGTTGCGGTAAAAATCTTGACCATTTCGTCACTATTGTTGGCAAAACTCAAAGAAAAATAAGTTACAGGAATATGGTGCAACAAAAAACCCTGCTTATAGTTGATGACGACGATGAACTGCGCGAAGCTCTGGCTGAACAGCTTGAGCTGCACGAAGAGTTCAAAGTGACCCAGGCCAATAACGGCACCGAAGGCATTCGGCTGGGTAAGACGATCAATGCCGATATCATTTTGCTGGACGTTGATCTGCCGGACATGGACGGGCGTGAAGCGTGTCGCCTGCTGCGCAAATCGGGCCTGACCACGCCTGTGATCATGCTGACCGGGCAATCGACCGACTCCGATCAGATTCTGGGGCTGGACGCGGGCGCCAATGATTATGTCACAAAGCCCTTCCGCTTTGCCGTCCTGCTGGCGCGTATCCGCGCTCAGGTGCGCTCTCATGAGACGAGTGAAGACGCCACCTTCCGCATCGGGCCGTATGAGTTCAAACCGGCGCTTAAGCTGCTGATCGATCAGGCTCAGAAAAAAGTCCGCCTGACCGAGAAAGAAACTAATATCCTCAAATATCTCTATCGGGCGGGCGGTAAGCCGATCACGCGCGAAGAACTGCTGACCGAGGTCTGGGGCTATAATGCCGGCGTCACCACCCACACGCTGGAAACCCACGTATATCGTCTACGTCAGAAGATCGAACCCGATCCGGCCAATGCGCGGCTGCTGATGACCGATGCAGGCGGGTACCGGTTGCAGTTTTAGTTACTCCGTTAAAAGTCTCTCGCTTCGCTCAGTGTACTTTTAACGGTATCAATATGGTCCCGCAGGTTAAGCCTGCGGGATTTTTTGTAGCTATTCTTCTGTAAGGGACGCCTGATGCTCTGCATCGCCCGCTTCGTCCATGACGTACCAGACAAACCAGGTGGCGTCTTCGATTTTGCCGCCGCTGGCCAGATAGGGCTCAACGTGGGCGGGGAAGGCTTCGCGGATTTGCTGATGAAAATCAAAGTGCTGTTGCAGGTCGGCCATTTCCTGATGGGACAGCTCAGCCGCCATGCGCACGCGCACTTCCCACGGTAAATCGGGCGGCACCATGGCTGCCGGGTCGGCATCCACCCAGTCACATTCACCGATACAGCCGGGAATGCGCACTTGAAGCTGCCCGCCTAAGTTCAGCAGGTTCATGTCCGCCGCCGCCTTGACGACTTGGGGGATGTCTTTGACCCGCCATGCATATTCGCCGTGCTGAACATCAGCCTTGGCTAAGATATGGGCGGGCAATTGGGCTTCTAGAGGGGTATCAGTCATTGTGTGGCCTTCAATTAGAACCTCCCCTGATTACAGGGGAGGGTGGCAGACGATCCCTTGGGATCGGATGACGGGTGGGGTTAATAACCCCCTCTGTCGCTCGCTTCGCTCACAGACAGCTCCCCCTGCATCAGGGGGAGTTCTTAAAAGTTAAATCGTAAACTCTACCTGTATGGGGGCATGGTCAGAGGGGCGTTCCCATTCGCGCACCCAGTCGTGGATTTTGGCGGTAATGTCGCCGGTGGCGCGGGCTTTGAGTGCCTGATTAAGCAGGATGTGGTCGAGCCTCAGGCCGCGATTTGATTTACGGAAATCGGCAGAGCGGTAGCTCCACCAGGTAAAAATTTTCTCAGGCAGCGGATAGGCGTCGCGGAACGGATCATACAGGTCGCCGGAAGTTATAAACTCACCAAACGCCTCGATCTCCTGCGGCGTGTGGCTGACGATTTTGAGCATCTGGCGGTGGCTCCAGACATCAAACTCACCGGGGGCGATGTTAAGGTCGCCGCAGATCAGCAGCGGATGGTCTTTATTGCGGGTTTTCAGATGGGCGCTGACCCGCTCATAGAACTCCAATTTATGGTCGAACTTGTCATTGGCGGTGCGGTCAGGCACATCGCCGCCCGCCGGAATATAGAAGTTCCAGATTTCGACGCCATTTATGACAATCGCCTGAACGCGCGCTTCGCCCCGGCGGCAGAACGGCAAAAGCTCATTGGCTTCAAACGGATAGCGTGAGGCGATGGCGACACCATGCCAGCCTTTTTGACCGGCGATGTGAATGTGCGGGAAACCTATGTCGGCAAAGGCCTGACGCGGAAATTCATGTTCCTGGCACTTGATTTCCTGCAGGCAGATGACGTCGACATCAATGGCGTTCAGGAATTTGGCGATCTGCTCCATGCGCAGACGCACCGAATTGACGTTCCATGACACCACTGACAATCGCATAAAATAATTCCTAACAGACCACCTCCAAGCCTCGTCTTGAGGCTTGGCAAGCACGACCGTGCGCCGCCGCTAATGCGGCGAGCCTGCGCGGCTCCTGAGCGCATATAAAGAAAAAAGCCCGCTCTGCAAACAGGGCGGGCTCAAGGATTGGCATTTAACACGAAAGCGTAAGGAAATGCACACAAGAGAGGTGCGTGAGGGTCTGTAAAGCCGCTAACCTCAACAGGTCGCTCTCAGCACATGACGAAACCGTAACACCGTTACATATTTCCGCAAGCGCTAAATTCGCTTAATTGGCGTATCAGTTTTTGGAGACCGACGACTTATTGAGCACAAACAGCGACGGTTTCAGGGACGCGGCGGTATTGAGCGTCAGCAAATTTACGCGGGTCGATTTGCCCTGCGCATCTACCACCGTCCAGTCGCCAAGGGTTAGCTTACCGGCCTGATCGCGGAAGGTCATGGTGATGGCGCCCTCGACGTCTTTGCGGCGATCGCGGGCTTTCAGGCGGAAACCGTCGGTGGTGCGGGTGACTTCGGTGACGATCACGCCCTGATCGAGGCGAATTTGCTTCGACAAAAACAGCGACAACGGCGTGAACGACAGCGGGTACTGATCAAACGATTTCAGGCGCGGGTCCCACATATTGACGTTCTTGCCATCGGCCACGACCAGCACGGAATAGGGGGCGTCATATTCAAAGCGGATCTTACCCGGCCTTTGCAGCCACCACTGACCGGAGGTCACGCGACCCCGGAAATCGGTCTGCTCGAACCGGCCGGAGGCGGCGCTTAAGGCTTGCAGATAGGCGGTGGCGCGTTTGATGCGGGCCTGATCCTCAGCCGCAAAGGTTGGCACACGCACGAACGTCGTGCCGGTGGTCTTGTTCTGGGCGAGCGCAGGCGTGGCGGCAAGGGCTGCCAGTCCTGCGATGAAAGCGCGTTTGGTGTAGTGCGTCATAAGCTTACCCATAAATCCAAAATCATAATTATCGAATGCTTTATGTGCCGAGCGCGGCATTTTTTCGGCTTTAACCTTAGTCGCGCAATTTATTCCAAAAACCGGAACCACTTTTTGGATTGCGCTTGATTATGGATTTAGCGGTTTACGCCTGAATGGGGCATGAATAATCGGGTGGGCATATAGTTAGGTTGGCAAATTTTGCCATTGATGTTAATCTCCCCACATGACCACCATGAATATCTCTCTGCCAGACACGTTGAAATCGTTCATTGATGAGCGTGTCAAAGCGCGTGGTTATGGTTCACATAGTGAGTATCTGCGTGATTTGGTGCGCAAAGATGCTATCGAAGCCGACAAAGAAAAAATGCGCGGCCTTATCATTGACGGGCTGAATTCGCCTTTGGGGCGTCCTTGGGCGGAAACGAAGACTGAACTCCTAAAGCGCGCTAAAAACCCTCCTGAATGAAGCCCGTTATTACCCGCAGGCTTGTCGACACAGATATTGAAGCGGCATTTTCATATTATTTGCGCGAGGCGGGAGGCGCTGTAGCTTCTGATTTTGTTGAAGCCGTCGATGCGCTGTTCAGACATATTGAGCAGTACCCGGACGCTGGATCAAATCATTATGGTGAGCAGCTTGATATACCGGAACTGCGCCATCGCTTATTAACGCGATTTCCCTATGTCGTTTTTTACATCAGTCAGGCCGACTACATAGATGTAATTCGGGTTCTGCATCAGCAAATGGATATACCGGCGCAGTTACAGCCTGACATTTAACCCCACCCGTCTGCTTCGCTGCGCTTGCAGCCACCCTCCCCTGAAATCAGGGGAGGTTCTTAAGTTCCGGTTCTAGGGGCTTGCCCCTAGTGGCCTGGGGGTGGGCCGACGAGGATATCGCGTTTGCCGACATGGTTGGCGGGGCCGACGACGCCTTCCAGTTCCATCTTTTCCATCAGGGAGGCGGCACGGTTATAGCCGATTTGCAGTTTTCTCTGGATGTAGGAGGTCGAGGCTTTGCGGTCGAAGGTGACGTAGTAGACGGCCTTATCGTACAGGTCGTCGCCGGAGCCGCCACCTTCGCCCATGCCGCCATCGCCGCTGCCCTCACCGTCATCATCGCCGCCAGCAGTGATGTCTTCGAGGTACTGCGGCGAGCCTTGCGAGCGCAGATATTCGGCCACGGCTTCGACTTCATTATCGCCGACAAACGGGCCGTGCAGACGGGTGATGCGGCCACCGCCAGCCATATAAAGCATATCGCCCTGCCCCAGCAGTTGCTCAGCACCCTGTTCCCCCAGAATGGTGCGGGAGTCGATTTTTGAGGTCACCTGGAACGAAATGCGGGTCGGGAAGTTGGCCTTAATGGTGCCGGTGATAACGTCTACCGACGGGCGCTGCGTGGCCATAATCAGGTGAATACCGGCGGCGCGGGCCATCTGAGCCAGACGCTGAACGGCGCCTTCGATGTCCTTACCGGCCACCATCATCAGGTCGGCCACTTCGTCGATGATCACGACGATGTAGGGCATGGGCTCAGGCACCATTTCCTCGGTCTCGAAGATCGGCTGGCCGGTTTCATCAAAGCCGGTCTGGACTTTACGGATAAAGTTCTTGCCCTCAGCGGCGGTCGCTTTGGCGCGTTCATTGAAGGACGCCACGTTGCGCACGCCGATCTTGGACATGCGGCGGTAGCGGTCTTCCATCTCCTTGACCGTCCATTTGAGCGCGACTACGGCCTTTTTCGGGTCGGTCACCACGGGCGCGATCAGGTGCGGGATGCCGTCATAGACCGACAATTCCAGCATCTTGGGGTCGATCATAATGAACTTGCACTGCTCCGGATCGAGGCGGTACAGGATCGACAGGATCATGGCATTGACCCCGACCGACTTGCCCGAACCGGTGGTCCCGGCGATCAGCAGGTGGGGCATTTTGGCCAGATCAGTGACATAGGGCTCACCGCCGATATTTTCACCCAAAACCATCGGCAGGATGTGACCGGCCTTTTCAAACTCGGCGGAGGCCAGCATGTCGCGCAGGTAAACGGTTTCGCGCACGGCGTTGGGCAGTTCGATCCCGATGGCGTTACGGCCCTGAACGATCGAAACACGGCAGGAGCGGGCGGACATGTTACGGGCGATATCATCGGCCAGAGCCACGACGCGCGCACCTTTGACACCCGCGGCCGGGGCCAGTTCGTAAAGGGTGACGACCGGGCCGGGCCGGATCTGATCGATCACGCCCTTGACGCCAAATTCAGCCAGCACGCTTTCCAGCATACGGGCGTTTTGGCGCAGAGCATCTTCGTCAAAGCTGGTGGCGCGGGGCTTGGGTTTTGACAGAATATTCAATTCCGGCAGACGGAAATTGCCGGGTTTTAAGAACTCAAAGCTGGACTGGCGCTCATCGACCACCGGCTTTGGGGCCTTGGGCATTTTGATGGCGAGCTTGGGCTCATGGGACGTTTTGGGCGCCGGTGCGTAGTCGTCGTCATAAGACGGCATATCCGCATCGTCGTCGTCAAACGGGGCGGCTTCGCGGCTGGCGACCATCGGTTCGGTTTGAGGCGCCACATCAAATGGCGGGGTATCATCGATGAAGGTCTTGGTCGCCTTGGCTTTGGGTTTTTTGCGTACCGGCTCATCAAAATCGGCGTCCGGATCATGGGCTTTGACGCCGATGGTGGCGGCAAAATTCTGGATGCCAAAGGCGATCTTTGAGCCGATCTTCATGTAGGTGTCGCCGCGCAGGCGCAGGGCATTGTTAAAGCACCACAGGCCCAGACCGGCAAAGATGATGGCCGCGATGATGTCGCCATAGGGCAGCTTCATGAAATGGAACAGGCTGGCCAGCAGACCATGAAGACCTTCGCCCCAGAACCCACCCCAGCTTTGGGCCAGCACCGGATCGGGGTTGCCGGTATGGATGGGCGCCAGCGTCGCGGCCAGGGCCAGACCAAACAGGAATGACCAGAAACTATGGCGGCGCAGGAAATTACGGGTGGCGTCGGGGTCGGTTTCCATCATGCGCAGAAAGCCGAAATAGGCCATGAACAGCGCCATCGGCCAGGCGGCGACCCCCAGCGATTGCAGGCCCAGATCGGCGATAATCGCGCCAAATCCGCCCAGGATATTGTGCGGTGACTGCGATGAGGTCGTGTTCAGGCTGGGGTCATTGGCATCAAAGCTTACGAACGCAAACAGGCAGGCCAGACCGAGCAACATGACAAACGCGCCGCGCAGACGCGCCATAGGCACAGAGCGCCAGATCAGGCGGGCATGGGTTTCCAGTTGAGTGATAATCGTCGCGGTCAGGCTGGCCATAGGTTCAGTCGAAGGTTTTAAACGGATACAATGGGACTAATTGCCACGGATATGGTTAAGAGCTGTTTACGAAATCAAAAAAAGCCTATGGTTTTTTGACCTGTTTTCATCGGCTGAAAGTGGTATCAAACCGCTATGGAAAAAACCTGTGACGTAATCATTTCCGGTGCCGGCATGGCGGGCATGACCTTGGCGCTGGCGCTTGCGAAAAATGGCCTTAAGCCTGTGTTGATCGAGCGGCAGCCGGTAACGGATCAGCTTGATGCGGGCTATGACGGGCGGGCCTCGGCCATTGCCTATAGCTGTTTCCGGCAATGGAATGTGTTGGGGGTCGGGGAAAAGCTGGCCCCGCTGTCGTGCCGGATGGATGAGATCATGGTCACGGATGGCCATCTGCCGGGCGCGGCGACCAAAGCGCCTTTGCCATTTTATCTGCATTTCCGCGCGCAGGAAATCTCAGACCGCTCCGGCGATGAACCGCTGGGCTATATGGTCGAAAACCGCCATATCCGCACGGCGCTCTATAACGAAATTAAGGCGTCGGGGATTGAGGTCATCGCCCCCGCGACCATTGAAACCATTGAAGAAAACCCATCGCGCATTTCGGTGACGTTGAACACCGGCGATGTTTTAAGTGCGCCGCTGCTGGTCGGGGCCGAGGGGCGGCAATCGAAACTCAGAGACTGGGCCGGTATCCGCAATATCGCCTGGGACTACGGCCAAAGTGCTGTGGTGGTGACGGTGAAGATGCAGCATCCCCATAACCACGTCGCCTATGAGTATTTCCTCACCTCCGGCCCGTTTGCGATTTTGCCGCTGACCGATAATCGCGCCTGCATCGTCTGGTCGGAAAGCCATGATAAGGCCAAGGCCCTGATGGGCGTGCGTGATGAGCTGTTTTTCGCCCATTTTCAGGAACGGTTCGGGGAGTTTCTGGGTGAGATCGAGCTGGTCGGGCCGAAATTCATCTATCCGCTCGGTTTAAGTCTGGCCGAAGATATGTACAAATGGCGTTTGGCGCTTTTAGGGGATTCCGCCCACGGTATTCATCCGATTGCGGGGCAGGGGTTGAATCTGGGTCTGAAAGATGTGGCCGTCTTGGCCGAAGTGGTGATTGAGGCGGCGCGTCTGGGTGAAGATATCGGATCGGAACTGGTGCTGGAACGCTATGCCAAATGGCGGCGGTTCGACAATGTGACGACCTCACTGGCCACCGACGGGTTTGTGCATCTGTTTTCCAACAATAACCCCATCCTGCGACCTTTGCGGGGCTTAGGCATGGGCATGGTCAACCAGATCGGGGTGTTCCGGCGGTTCTTTATGGAAGATGCCGGGGGTGCAACGGGCGATTTGCCGCGATTGCTACAAGGCCAAGAACTTTAGCGCTTACCGTCAAAAGTACACTGAGGCGCAGCCGAAGGACTTTTGACGGAGTTTCATTACCCTTTTAGAGGCTCGAACTTACGGGCCTGATCGACCAGCATGATCGGCACGCCGGAGCGGATCGGGAAGGCCAGACCGGTGGTTGGGCTGATCAGTTCCTGCGCTGTTCGATCATAGGTCAGCGGACGGCGTGTGACCGGGCAGACCAGTACCTCCAACAGGCGCGGATCGATCTCGATATTCGGTTTTTCGGTCGTATCGGTCATGCAGCTACTCAGCTAAATAGGATGGAGGACAGGCGGCGGCGGCCGGATTTGGCCAGTTCCGACATCTGACCGATGGCAAAGAAAATCTTGACCAGATAATCGCGGGCGGCGCTGTCGTTCCAGTCAGGCGACGCCTTGATGATGGTCAGCAGTTCATCGACAGCCTTTTCCATATCGCCGTGGGCCGCGAGGCCCCTGGCCAGATCAAAGCGGGCCTGATGGTTGGCCGGATCAGCACTTATGGCATCATAGAGCGGCGACAGATCGGCGGGTGCATCTTCGGCCAGCTCAAGCGCGGCGCGCAGGCTCAAAATATCGCTGTCCTTGGTA encodes:
- a CDS encoding Trm112 family protein, giving the protein MTDTTEKPNIEIDPRLLEVLVCPVTRRPLTYDRTAQELISPTTGLAFPIRSGVPIMLVDQARKFEPLKG
- a CDS encoding LolA family protein, which produces MTHYTKRAFIAGLAALAATPALAQNKTTGTTFVRVPTFAAEDQARIKRATAYLQALSAASGRFEQTDFRGRVTSGQWWLQRPGKIRFEYDAPYSVLVVADGKNVNMWDPRLKSFDQYPLSFTPLSLFLSKQIRLDQGVIVTEVTRTTDGFRLKARDRRKDVEGAITMTFRDQAGKLTLGDWTVVDAQGKSTRVNLLTLNTAASLKPSLFVLNKSSVSKN
- a CDS encoding type II toxin-antitoxin system RelE/ParE family toxin, yielding MKPVITRRLVDTDIEAAFSYYLREAGGAVASDFVEAVDALFRHIEQYPDAGSNHYGEQLDIPELRHRLLTRFPYVVFYISQADYIDVIRVLHQQMDIPAQLQPDI
- a CDS encoding DNA translocase FtsK, yielding MASLTATIITQLETHARLIWRSVPMARLRGAFVMLLGLACLFAFVSFDANDPSLNTTSSQSPHNILGGFGAIIADLGLQSLGVAAWPMALFMAYFGFLRMMETDPDATRNFLRRHSFWSFLFGLALAATLAPIHTGNPDPVLAQSWGGFWGEGLHGLLASLFHFMKLPYGDIIAAIIFAGLGLWCFNNALRLRGDTYMKIGSKIAFGIQNFAATIGVKAHDPDADFDEPVRKKPKAKATKTFIDDTPPFDVAPQTEPMVASREAAPFDDDDADMPSYDDDYAPAPKTSHEPKLAIKMPKAPKPVVDERQSSFEFLKPGNFRLPELNILSKPKPRATSFDEDALRQNARMLESVLAEFGVKGVIDQIRPGPVVTLYELAPAAGVKGARVVALADDIARNMSARSCRVSIVQGRNAIGIELPNAVRETVYLRDMLASAEFEKAGHILPMVLGENIGGEPYVTDLAKMPHLLIAGTTGSGKSVGVNAMILSILYRLDPEQCKFIMIDPKMLELSVYDGIPHLIAPVVTDPKKAVVALKWTVKEMEDRYRRMSKIGVRNVASFNERAKATAAEGKNFIRKVQTGFDETGQPIFETEEMVPEPMPYIVVIIDEVADLMMVAGKDIEGAVQRLAQMARAAGIHLIMATQRPSVDVITGTIKANFPTRISFQVTSKIDSRTILGEQGAEQLLGQGDMLYMAGGGRITRLHGPFVGDNEVEAVAEYLRSQGSPQYLEDITAGGDDDGEGSGDGGMGEGGGSGDDLYDKAVYYVTFDRKASTSYIQRKLQIGYNRAASLMEKMELEGVVGPANHVGKRDILVGPPPGH
- a CDS encoding UbiH/UbiF/VisC/COQ6 family ubiquinone biosynthesis hydroxylase, which codes for MEKTCDVIISGAGMAGMTLALALAKNGLKPVLIERQPVTDQLDAGYDGRASAIAYSCFRQWNVLGVGEKLAPLSCRMDEIMVTDGHLPGAATKAPLPFYLHFRAQEISDRSGDEPLGYMVENRHIRTALYNEIKASGIEVIAPATIETIEENPSRISVTLNTGDVLSAPLLVGAEGRQSKLRDWAGIRNIAWDYGQSAVVVTVKMQHPHNHVAYEYFLTSGPFAILPLTDNRACIVWSESHDKAKALMGVRDELFFAHFQERFGEFLGEIELVGPKFIYPLGLSLAEDMYKWRLALLGDSAHGIHPIAGQGLNLGLKDVAVLAEVVIEAARLGEDIGSELVLERYAKWRRFDNVTTSLATDGFVHLFSNNNPILRPLRGLGMGMVNQIGVFRRFFMEDAGGATGDLPRLLQGQEL
- the xth gene encoding exodeoxyribonuclease III is translated as MRLSVVSWNVNSVRLRMEQIAKFLNAIDVDVICLQEIKCQEHEFPRQAFADIGFPHIHIAGQKGWHGVAIASRYPFEANELLPFCRRGEARVQAIVINGVEIWNFYIPAGGDVPDRTANDKFDHKLEFYERVSAHLKTRNKDHPLLICGDLNIAPGEFDVWSHRQMLKIVSHTPQEIEAFGEFITSGDLYDPFRDAYPLPEKIFTWWSYRSADFRKSNRGLRLDHILLNQALKARATGDITAKIHDWVREWERPSDHAPIQVEFTI
- a CDS encoding L,D-transpeptidase family protein, which encodes MVKIFTATAHDIPEQNRGEVVLNQHRVRCALGKEGVIAAEDKREGDLRSPLGVWPIRFVYYRPDRTPAPKTVLPLVALTPDDGWCDDPADEAYNQPVKLPYKGRTESLWREDHVYDVIIVLGYNDDPVVAGHGSAIFAHVAREGYVGTEGCVAMKIEDVLMLLELAEPDSAIEIKSA
- a CDS encoding ribbon-helix-helix domain-containing protein; the encoded protein is MNISLPDTLKSFIDERVKARGYGSHSEYLRDLVRKDAIEADKEKMRGLIIDGLNSPLGRPWAETKTELLKRAKNPPE
- a CDS encoding thiamine phosphate synthase translates to MTYKTRFAYMMNKAKDIARSARMSSPLIHLNGHAPKTQGHEPATDLPPLFFFTDPERTPHPEDVASLLPADCGIIYRSFGDKHAPAHARVLKGIAEQRGLKLLIGNDVDLALEVGADGVHLPERNLEAATDIRRQYPQLYITAACHSLKTLNSGGINALDAVFISPVFASNSPSANGIEPLGAKGVKAFCELSPVPVYGLGGISVDTVDALMGTGLRGLGAVDAFMIQDEMRV
- a CDS encoding YggS family pyridoxal phosphate-dependent enzyme, with product MVISTQPAASAVAYARIVAQMSKALKLAGRPSDAARLTAVSKNQPWEVIEPVLLAGHRTFGENRVQEAIERWEPARDDVYSGLDLRLIGPLQSNKAEEAVGFFDVIETVDRDKIARAIADAAQKKGRCPRLFAQVNIGEEVQKAGILPNEADTFLQKTVRDYGLTIEGLMCIPPVDGPKGPYYALMQKIAARNGITHLSYGMSDDFEVALRFGSNEIRVGTAIFGSR
- a CDS encoding NtrZ family periplasmic regulatory protein, whose translation is MKWFGQILAGVAVLALAGSAMPALAQGKSVKPSASTQVSGLSEATLALASNVTTEPAASPASNFNKPQSKSIQLNGRGRWGVQVDVSEQPVRPSGWNDVEAGAFYKVNPKLRVGGSVGFGEKTNALKPVTKQQQDAEDKPRVRLETRFKF
- a CDS encoding response regulator transcription factor is translated as MVQQKTLLIVDDDDELREALAEQLELHEEFKVTQANNGTEGIRLGKTINADIILLDVDLPDMDGREACRLLRKSGLTTPVIMLTGQSTDSDQILGLDAGANDYVTKPFRFAVLLARIRAQVRSHETSEDATFRIGPYEFKPALKLLIDQAQKKVRLTEKETNILKYLYRAGGKPITREELLTEVWGYNAGVTTHTLETHVYRLRQKIEPDPANARLLMTDAGGYRLQF